In Nostoc sp. UHCC 0926, a single genomic region encodes these proteins:
- the cobM gene encoding precorrin-4 C(11)-methyltransferase — translation MSYKKTLYAIEPSVYIVGAGPGDPDLLTVKAQRLLAVADVILFADSLVPEEILELCRKDAEIIRTANQTLEEILPIMIDRVRSQHKSLVRLHSGDPSLYSAIHEQMHLLAEANIPFEVIPGISAFQAAAAKLKVELTVPGLVQTIILTRISGRTEVPATEELASLAAHQASLCLYLSARHVENAQAKLLEHYPGETPIAICFRIGWPDEKIRVVPLNEMADCTHKEKLVRTTLYIISPALSTATGRSRLYHPEHSHLFRSSHQ, via the coding sequence CTGAGCTATAAAAAAACACTATATGCCATAGAACCATCTGTGTACATTGTCGGAGCAGGCCCTGGAGATCCGGATTTATTAACGGTGAAGGCGCAAAGACTACTAGCTGTTGCTGATGTGATTTTATTTGCTGATTCTTTAGTACCCGAAGAGATTTTAGAACTTTGCCGAAAAGATGCGGAGATAATTAGGACTGCAAATCAGACTTTAGAAGAGATTTTGCCGATTATGATCGATCGGGTGCGATCGCAGCACAAATCTCTAGTCCGTCTCCATTCTGGCGATCCTAGTCTCTACAGCGCCATCCACGAGCAAATGCACCTCTTAGCAGAGGCAAATATTCCTTTTGAAGTTATACCAGGTATCAGTGCTTTTCAAGCCGCTGCTGCCAAACTTAAAGTAGAACTGACTGTCCCTGGTTTAGTCCAAACTATCATTTTGACCCGCATCAGTGGACGTACAGAAGTCCCCGCCACTGAAGAATTAGCCTCTCTGGCGGCACATCAGGCTAGCCTCTGCTTATATCTCAGTGCGCGTCACGTCGAAAATGCTCAAGCTAAACTACTCGAACATTACCCAGGCGAAACCCCCATTGCAATTTGTTTTCGCATCGGATGGCCCGATGAAAAAATCAGGGTTGTCCCCCTTAATGAAATGGCAGACTGCACTCATAAAGAAAAACTAGTTCGCACTACACTTTATATCATCAGTCCAGCCCTCTCGACAGCAACAGGGCGATCGCGTTTATATCATCCCGAACATAGTCATCTATTTCGCTCGTCTCATCAATAA
- the coaD gene encoding pantetheine-phosphate adenylyltransferase, whose translation MIAIYPGSFDPITLGHLDLIQRGSRLFERVIVAVLRNPNKMPLFSVQQRLDQISLSTQHLPNVEVDSFDGLTVNYAQMRQAQVLLRGLRAVSDFEVELQMAHTNKTLSTQIETVFLATSNEYSFLSSSVVKEIARFGGSIDHLVPPHIALDIYQCYNHNSPMLNPISTEAIPPLKSISVEREA comes from the coding sequence GTGATTGCTATTTATCCTGGTAGCTTCGACCCCATCACCTTGGGACACCTTGACCTCATTCAGCGCGGTAGTCGGCTGTTTGAGCGGGTGATTGTCGCTGTACTGCGGAACCCCAACAAAATGCCACTTTTTAGCGTCCAGCAACGGCTAGATCAGATCAGTCTTTCTACACAACATCTACCTAATGTAGAAGTAGACAGCTTCGACGGTCTTACCGTCAACTATGCTCAAATGCGACAAGCACAAGTTTTACTCCGGGGTTTACGGGCTGTGTCAGATTTTGAAGTGGAACTGCAAATGGCTCACACGAATAAAACTCTTTCTACCCAAATCGAAACAGTTTTTCTGGCAACCTCAAATGAGTATAGTTTTTTAAGTAGTAGTGTGGTAAAAGAGATTGCAAGGTTTGGTGGCTCTATCGATCATCTCGTTCCCCCACACATTGCCCTGGATATATACCAATGCTACAATCACAACTCTCCAATGTTGAACCCAATCTCAACGGAAGCAATCCCCCCCCTCAAGAGTATCTCAGTGGAGAGGGAAGCATAG
- a CDS encoding phenylpyruvate tautomerase MIF-related protein — protein MPLIKVQTSASAPQKAEIESMLLNLSAKLAKHLGKPESYVMTAFEPGIPMTFAGNTDPVCYIEIKSIGTMKPDQTAAMSQDFCQQINQTLGVPKNRIYIEFADAKGAMWGWNGTTFG, from the coding sequence ATGCCATTAATTAAAGTGCAAACTTCTGCATCTGCTCCTCAAAAAGCTGAAATTGAGTCAATGCTTTTAAACCTATCAGCCAAGTTAGCGAAACATTTGGGAAAACCAGAATCCTATGTAATGACTGCTTTTGAACCGGGAATTCCCATGACCTTTGCAGGGAATACAGACCCGGTTTGTTACATTGAAATTAAGAGTATTGGCACGATGAAGCCAGACCAAACCGCAGCAATGAGTCAGGACTTTTGTCAGCAGATTAACCAAACTCTAGGTGTACCTAAAAATCGCATTTACATTGAGTTTGCAGACGCCAAGGGGGCAATGTGGGGCTGGAACGGCACAACCTTTGGTTAA
- a CDS encoding TldD/PmbA family protein, translated as MKIEELSTLEVSFNQLIANLLNKKAEDEQFTVRLSSERSQFTRFNHAKVRQTGCVADGWIELTLMADQRSSVRQFPFTGNWDVDWQLTYAALQELRDELILLPIDPYLVLPSGTNTSREVHLGNLLAGEAVVPNVLELVTELDFTGIYAGGVVIKAYGDSNGQKHWFATDTFTLDYSLFSISGQAVKGTFAGSNWDKSAYIAKISEAKNQLELLSRPAKELPRGQYKTYFAPAAVGDLLMMLSWGSVSEADIQQGNSSLAALWRQEKQLSTAFSLKENFQRGLVPRFNELGEVAAPELPVIEKGYLVNTLVNSRTAKEYQKIANGANVSETLRAPEVSPGNLVFEQIFPSLDTGLYVSNLHYLNWSDRQTGRITGMTRYACFWVENGEIIAPIENLRFDESLYRFWGENLVDLTTFQEFIPEVGTYESRQLGGSLVPGMLVEDFTYTL; from the coding sequence ATGAAAATTGAGGAATTATCTACGTTAGAAGTCAGCTTTAATCAACTGATTGCAAATCTCCTAAACAAAAAAGCAGAAGATGAACAATTCACTGTGAGACTAAGCAGTGAAAGAAGTCAATTTACTCGTTTCAATCATGCGAAAGTGCGACAAACTGGTTGTGTTGCTGATGGTTGGATCGAACTGACTTTGATGGCAGACCAGCGCAGCAGTGTTCGACAGTTTCCCTTTACTGGAAATTGGGACGTAGATTGGCAGTTAACATATGCTGCTTTGCAGGAACTACGTGACGAACTTATTCTATTACCTATCGATCCATATCTAGTTTTACCATCAGGAACTAACACCAGCCGGGAAGTACATTTGGGGAATTTATTAGCAGGGGAAGCAGTTGTACCCAATGTGCTAGAACTGGTTACTGAATTGGATTTTACTGGCATATACGCTGGAGGTGTTGTAATTAAAGCTTATGGTGATTCTAACGGACAGAAACACTGGTTTGCTACTGATACTTTTACCTTAGATTATTCTCTCTTCTCTATATCTGGACAAGCAGTTAAGGGAACATTTGCAGGGAGTAATTGGGATAAATCTGCTTATATAGCCAAAATCAGCGAAGCCAAAAACCAACTAGAATTGCTTTCTCGTCCAGCTAAAGAATTGCCACGGGGACAGTACAAAACTTATTTTGCACCTGCTGCTGTTGGAGATTTATTAATGATGCTTTCTTGGGGATCTGTGAGCGAAGCTGATATTCAGCAAGGAAACAGTTCTTTAGCTGCTCTATGGCGTCAAGAAAAACAACTTTCGACTGCATTTAGTTTGAAAGAAAACTTTCAGCGGGGATTAGTACCGCGATTTAATGAATTAGGAGAAGTTGCAGCACCGGAGTTACCTGTAATAGAAAAAGGATATTTGGTAAATACTCTAGTGAATTCTCGAACGGCTAAGGAATATCAAAAAATTGCCAACGGTGCTAATGTTTCAGAGACTTTACGAGCGCCTGAAGTGAGTCCGGGAAATTTGGTATTTGAGCAGATTTTTCCGAGTTTAGATACCGGATTATATGTATCTAATTTGCATTACTTGAATTGGAGCGATCGCCAAACTGGTAGAATCACAGGTATGACCCGTTATGCTTGTTTTTGGGTAGAAAACGGAGAAATTATTGCCCCTATTGAAAACTTACGTTTTGATGAAAGTCTCTATCGCTTTTGGGGAGAAAACTTAGTAGATTTAACCACTTTTCAAGAATTCATTCCCGAAGTTGGAACATACGAAAGTCGCCAACTTGGAGGTAGTTTAGTTCCCGGTATGCTGGTGGAAGATTTCACATATACTTTGTAA
- a CDS encoding DivIVA domain-containing protein, which yields MLQSQLSNVEPNLNGSNPPPQEYLSGEGSIDIQQELNRLEEMVLSSLRIPLTGRTLVDEEKLLDQLDYIRLALPSLFQEAAAILDQKDEILLEAEEYGQQVVESAQAKRAQILAESDIIQQAEQEAEQLRRQVQQECEAMMQETLAEIDRKRYACQQELEQMRQTAIAQAQEIEDGADAYADGILENIEQDLKQMLRVITNGRQQLQIDNLTQRNSPPGNKK from the coding sequence ATGCTACAATCACAACTCTCCAATGTTGAACCCAATCTCAACGGAAGCAATCCCCCCCCTCAAGAGTATCTCAGTGGAGAGGGAAGCATAGATATTCAGCAGGAACTCAACCGCCTAGAGGAAATGGTTCTCTCTAGTCTCAGGATTCCGCTGACAGGACGCACACTCGTAGATGAAGAAAAGCTGCTGGATCAGCTTGATTACATCCGGCTTGCTTTACCATCACTTTTTCAAGAAGCAGCAGCCATCCTTGACCAAAAGGATGAAATTCTGCTAGAAGCGGAAGAGTATGGACAGCAGGTTGTTGAGTCCGCGCAAGCAAAAAGAGCGCAAATTTTAGCTGAAAGCGATATTATTCAACAGGCAGAACAAGAAGCTGAACAACTGCGGCGACAAGTGCAACAAGAGTGTGAGGCAATGATGCAAGAAACACTCGCCGAAATTGACCGCAAACGGTATGCTTGTCAGCAAGAGTTAGAGCAAATGCGACAAACTGCGATCGCTCAGGCTCAAGAAATTGAAGATGGTGCTGATGCATATGCCGATGGCATCCTGGAAAATATTGAGCAGGATCTCAAGCAGATGTTACGAGTTATCACTAACGGACGGCAACAATTGCAAATTGATAACCTCACCCAACGCAATTCACCTCCTGGCAATAAAAAATAG
- the lgt gene encoding prolipoprotein diacylglyceryl transferase: MALDFSILPLAFQFTSPGPILVKLGPLAIRWYGLLIATAVLIGVILSQDLAKRRNVNPELLGDLFFWLLIGAIPGARLYYVFFEWSKYAPTPGKIFAIWEGGIAIHGAILGGVLAALIFAKIKQVSFWQLADLVAPSLILGQAIGRWGNFFNSEAFGDPTDLPWKLYIPPDHRPLEYASFDYFHPTFLYESLWDLMVFTLLITLFFRSLSGKPRLKVGTLFLVYWPAYSLGRLWIEGFRTDSLMLGPLKMAQVVSSLGILLGLVGLAWLYLLKRPLPDVVPTPKGNGEIGR; the protein is encoded by the coding sequence ATGGCACTGGATTTTTCCATCTTGCCCTTGGCGTTTCAATTTACTTCTCCAGGACCGATTCTGGTGAAATTAGGGCCATTAGCTATCCGCTGGTATGGCTTATTGATTGCCACAGCAGTGTTAATTGGCGTCATCCTTTCCCAGGATTTGGCAAAGCGCCGTAATGTTAATCCGGAGTTGCTAGGCGATTTGTTTTTTTGGTTGTTGATTGGAGCAATTCCTGGCGCACGGCTATATTACGTTTTCTTTGAGTGGTCAAAATATGCCCCAACTCCAGGAAAAATCTTTGCAATCTGGGAAGGAGGTATTGCCATTCATGGAGCGATTCTTGGTGGCGTTTTGGCTGCGTTAATCTTTGCCAAAATCAAGCAGGTTTCTTTCTGGCAACTGGCAGATTTAGTAGCGCCTTCGCTGATTTTAGGGCAGGCGATCGGACGTTGGGGCAATTTCTTTAATTCTGAGGCTTTTGGCGATCCTACTGATTTACCTTGGAAGCTGTATATTCCACCAGACCATCGTCCTCTAGAGTATGCTAGTTTCGATTACTTTCATCCCACCTTCCTGTACGAATCTCTCTGGGATTTAATGGTGTTTACGCTATTAATAACCTTGTTTTTCCGGTCTTTATCCGGTAAGCCACGCCTGAAAGTAGGCACGCTGTTTCTAGTTTACTGGCCAGCCTATAGCTTAGGACGCTTGTGGATCGAAGGTTTTCGCACTGATAGCTTAATGCTGGGGCCGTTAAAAATGGCACAAGTAGTTAGTAGTCTAGGAATTTTATTGGGATTAGTTGGATTAGCTTGGCTTTACTTACTCAAACGCCCTTTACCCGATGTAGTTCCTACTCCTAAGGGAAATGGGGAGATTGGAAGATGA